Below is a genomic region from Betta splendens chromosome 8, fBetSpl5.4, whole genome shotgun sequence.
CTTGCTGGTGTCTTTTACAGTCTTTATCCAACACTAGATATGCTttcttttgtttaatgtttagAAAATGATTTGATTTCTCATAATTAATAAGGATTTACATGGTTTGTATGTCCTGCAAAGAACCACTATTTGCTGTGACAGTTAATCTGATAAAAAAATgcctatttttattttcaaagatATTACAATTGCTATTAATATTTCTGGCACTTCGCAGTAAAGACTTGTTCTGTTAGTATTTGGAGGTAATCATAAAAACAGCAGGGCTGATTAAATCATCTTCAAGCCCACCAACAATCATTCATCTTGGTGAACCCTCTCACAGCAACTCTCCACTAAGAAAAAGCTACGGGTAAACCCTTaactgctggtgtgtgtttatgtcttagCCGCTGGCCTGTCTATAATAAGACGGGTGCTAGCAGGCCAGCTCCATGCCCAAAGAAAGCTTGTCCCGCCACAGTATGTCAGGCTCTGTTTGGGCCAAGAAACAATGTACCGACCCCACATCCGCGAGTCAGAACCTAGGAAGCGGACCCGTCCTCGGGGCGGTCAGCAGCAACGACACCAAGCTCTGAAGCTGAGGGAGCAGGTACCGATTCTTGTGATGTTTCACACAATGTGacgtaagaaaaaaaaaaaagcaacatgtGACTTCGTAGATTTTGCACTTGTCGACTACCTATCTGTGCATGCTTATCACCATTTCTACATGTGAGACCTTTCTCAGACATACTTTTCAATATAAACTATTTATGTAAAGGTCATGTGAGAGCAATCATACCTTCATTGTATATCAGAATACACAATGTCTGTGCTTTCTTATACACAAAAGAGAGCTGGTTCTAGAGAAGCAAAAAGACTAACGTCAGGGTAAATGGTCCAAAGTAATGCAAAATTCCAACGTTACTGGACCTAATAGCAGTTATGTTGAAGACGCGagggttttaaaaaaaagagtatCATCTGACTGATAttgtctctgtgtttaaagTCAAATAGACTGTGGTGAAATTTGCACAAAACTTCTATATGTTAGGTCCGTCATCCCTGGGCAGCGTGTTGGAACATCCTCCCAGGTTTGACTTGTCCTTGCCTGTCCTCTCCTGATTTGTCTTGCCTTCAGACTGTTCCAGTGGGGCAGCTGACAGGGGTGATATTGGTTTTCACAGCTGTGACTGTGCAGTGACGCAGCATGCCTATGTATAGAAATTAATTCCCCtgattagaaaaagaaaaaaaaacctgttaACTCTTGTTTCTGTAACTGATTCAGGAAAAAAGTTCAATAAAAGTGTCATGTTTGTAGTTAACTTTTAACTgggtgtgttgtttttctcaggTAGGGAGACgcgtttcaaaataagagcctgGTTACAAATCTGTGTCATCTACATGCACTTTAAAGATGGAGCTAAGCTACATGCATTTGAATCAGTAGCTCAAATAATTTGGGTTGTTTTAGGAGATTTTAAGAGTCTTGGTTTGTCGGGTACGTTTAAGGATTTGCTGGTGCTGTCGCACAGACCTGCTTGTTTCTGGTTCACTGTTTACCCACATatatcctgcagtcgcagcccAGGACCAGTTGGTCTTTGCTCTGGCAGCCTGGcgcccctccctcctgctgctgtgcgaTCCAGTTTCAGTCGGGCCTAGCGCCGCCACAGTCCATGGAGCTGACTGTGGATCAGATGTCCCCAGAATGAAATGGCCTGTTTTATCACCATACGGGGTGGCAGCTGTCTCCCAGGCACCCGCATAACTGCAAAGGGAAATACACGGCCCTCCTCTCTGTGAGCGACTGGGGCGGTCAGGAAAGTCATCCGTCACAAGGCGGCCGCCTCACTGCTCTGCAGAGACACTTGAGAGGAGAGCAGGCGCATCCTCTCAGGTAGGCCGGGTTCAAGGAGTAATGGAAATATGCCAAGAGCGCACTTTATTCCCTTTAATTGCCACACGGGCAGCACACGACTCTGAAAACTGGCCCAGTCTGGTTAAAAGAGCATCAAGtggagcaaagagctgcagagtCCACCGAGCAGCACGCAGCCCTTTTTCATCCGCAGTATTTTTGCTAATCGAATTCCCCAAACTTTCCACATCTGAGCCGTGACATTTCAGATGATGTTTGATTGCTCCCGGCCACAGAAACAGAGAGCTGATGGAGCAGGAGCGATGGAAAATGTCTGGCCATAAAACAAATCATGCGTCATCATGGACGGATgctttttatatacagtactaagTCAATCCACCTACAAACATGTCTATATTGTAGAAATCATTTTTTATTGGTAACAAGTAAAGAAAGAGATCATTTAAATCTGTCACATTTAATAGCTTTTGTAAAACTAAGCTTTAGCATCAGATGCTTTGTAAAATGGATCAAATCACTGCATTGATCGTTTCTTTTGCATGAATCTGTAGAAGGTGTGCGTCAGGAAGGTCATACCAGACaccagcatttttttaaatcctctTTTTATTCTCTGTTGCCATGACAGGGTAATCTCCTTTCCTGACAAACAGGACTGAAGCCCTGTTCTGCATGCAGAGTCACCTTTCTCTGGCCTCACTTCCTGGCTTGAGTGGACACGTTATAACTTCCTTTGTGGAGTGATATCTATTACtaagaaaaagggaaatgaCAGTCAAGGAAACGAGTTATCCTCCAGTGAGGAGATGCTTGGTTTGAAATCCCAGCTGTATTCTATGCAAATGTCACTACAGTGTCCTTTTGTTGGGTGAGACTCGTAAAAGGAAGTGATCCATCAAAAAGGCAATAAAAGCAATTCAGTAATTAGTGGGGGATCTCAGACCATAAATTCCTGCCTGGCCATTTCCAATTGGTTACGGCCGTCTTTAAGTACTTGTTTGACTGATCACTTTGCCTAATTTGACATTAACCTAACGGAGTTAATAGCTTTTAAACCACCATTTGCTCGCAGCTAATGATTTCATTTAACAGAACCAACCGGTCTATCTCAGGTTGTGAGCTCCTATAAATGTTAGTGAGCCAGGCTCAGCTACAATCAGGAGATTATTGTGTGATGCGGAGGCCGCTTCCTGCTGGCTGGGGGTCAGACACTCACCAGCTTCAGGGGTCATGTgggtggtggaggtgtgggtcTGGGGGGTCGGCGGAACCACCTGAATGGACACATCTGTGTTGCCAGGCTGCAGACGTTCAGGAACATCGGTCATGGCTGAGCCAACTGGGAGTAAAGAATAGCATCCGTAGTATGATTTTAATAATTAGAAATGACTCAGATTGGTCTCAACATTTTTTCAATCTGagaacattttaaaatgcaaagtGCAACTTTGTATCTATTTTTATCTATGGTCTCAAGGTCTTTCAAAACATGTGTTGTTATTTACAACATTGGAAGGAAGAAAGCTACTTGGTTTTAACATCCAAGATGTCAAGCTACAGTCAAGGACAACATGTGGTGATTCatgagctgctcagagctgcaCCTGTCCAATGAgccgtgacctttaaccttcagtgtcactgtgtgtttgctttctggGTTACTTTGCTTCTTGCCTCATTgttcttctctccatctctgtctaATTCTGATTTCAGACAGCAAAACGGTAAATGGAGAAGAGGGATCACACGCTGGTCTCCTCTGCTCAAAGTGAGTTGAGTGCAGCTGTTGCTGGGTTTCTTAAAAGGGCATGTGTATCATAGGGAGGGGGGTCTCTTAGTACAGTAACTACTCCCTCTCTGTCCAAGTCCCCCCCTCTCAACCTCAACCAGAATGGACATTTTATTAGTCAGCAGTCGCCTCAATAAATTCAAAACAACAACCAGCTAGAAAAAAGACACTTCATTTTCTGGgtaaataaaaactgttttcaCATGAAGAAGTCGACAGACGGCTTCCATTCAGGACGAGAGCGTGGGCAAACACTCGCACAGGCCCCCTGCTAGAATGTCAGGTCAGCAGTAGAGCAGCACAGCGTGGCCGTTGAGCCCCAGTGGGGGAATGTTCGTCGGGCGTTGGCACCTTTGTTGTGTGGAAGCCTGCGTGCACGGGGCTCTGCACAAAACTGCAGGCCACTGAAATACAATTTCACTCTCCGGGATATAGATATGTTTTCTTATGCTGTGCCAGTCAGTCACACTGGACAGGGGTCTGCATTCTCAGCTGCCGTGTCCctcaggtacacacacacacacacacacacacacacacacacacacacacacacacacacacacacacacacacacacacacacacacacacacacacacacacacacagggacagatAGGGGCATGTAATCATTTCAGATTTAACTGTATCTGCCTGTATCTCATCCATTCTTCATCGTATCCTCCATGCTCTATATCTAACACTGAGCCCTGCAGACATTTGGTTTCTATCCTTTTATTGCATTTTCTTTCTCGTATCTTTCCCTTCCACTGCTCTCGTTCTCTCCCGGTGTCACAGTTTACCCTACTTCTCTGCTTAAACAACTCGCTGGGATGAATCTTGCCCCAGTTCATGCGTGTGTTAAGAGTGACTGTGGAcctgatgtacagtacatgtacatttaTGTGAAGTGCATGCGAGTGGAACTGGATTATGTGTGTCGGTGTTAAATTGCGTTGGCACCGTTGCCTGTGCGTCAGGGCACAGAACATTCAAGATCAATGGCATTGTGTTGCCAGCGGGCCTGAGGCGCGGCATTCAGAGACCATGTGAGGGTGCGCGTGTGTTCGTGTGCCCTCACCTCGGCTCTCCTGTTGGGCCCAGAACTGCTCGACGGTCTTGAAAATGTCCTGCTGTTCTCGCAGCTCCTTCTGCCACTGGCGCAGCTCCTGCACATCTGGACGCGTCCTGACCTACAGCAACACGTGCACAAAggccgtgcgtgcgtgcgtgagtccACGGCATAGATGACTTCGATAACCTAATTAAGCTGCAAGCTAATCGATGCTAGCGAGCCACCAGTGTCTAAACAGGGTCCATAATGTGTTTGCGTTGACTGATAAACGCTGGTTAAACAGGATCACTCATACCATCACATCTGTAACTACCCTGCGTTCCCTCTCGTCTCTCCCCTGGTTGGACTCAGccctttctttcttctccttaaACACCCAGGTgggcctcccctcctcctcagacacgCACTCTCATGCACACACTTGAttttctcctcgtcctccagcatATCGATGTCTCATTCCCGTCTACTCTGTATTCTCCcccacctctcctctctccccgcTTCTCCATTCAACCCCAAAATCCTCCCCTGAGTGCCTGCCTGTGAGGTGACAATAATGTTGCTACTAGCAATGCGCATGAAACTGGGTCTGTTATGTAAGCTGGTTGATTGGCTAAGGAACGAGTAAATCTTGTAAGCTCCAATAGTTAATTCACTGTGTGTCACGGTgtcacaacagctcctctgctgatgaGAGCAAACTATAGACATGGAAATGAGGGGTGCGGGTCAGGATTGGTGGGGGCTGAGGAATATCAGAATcccttatgtgtgtgtgtctctgtgtgtggccATTCCCACTTCATAGTGCAGTTCTTCAGCAGTATTCAACCATCACTGCTGGTTCTGTTGTTGCAGCTACTGTACTCCCAAACGTCTATTATGACAGTGAGACTGTGATAATGCGTTATGTGTCAAATATCTCcacactttgtttgtttcctaAATTTTTGGAAAGCTGACTGTGTGAATACACAAGCTGTcttcaggtttgtgtgtgaagcagcaAAGAGCTCAGTTCAGCACTTTGAAgcatgtctgtgtttctgcacagcTGATTAGTAGGGTTTTGACTGTGTGGAAGAAGCCTATCTAGGACATTgttgatatatatataatttattatgcTTTATTCGTCTATTGTTTCTATTCTGAATTAGGAATGAACCTGTGATATTGTCTTAATATAGTCCTCCATGCCTTTGCATGACATTGCAACATCGCCTGGCGTTCCAaccacaagcaaacacaaagctAGCAGCACCAGCCGAGCCCCCTTACACTCACCATGTCGCCACAAAAACATGCACAACCACAGctacacagtgacacaaactgTGCACAATAtgccctccacacacacacacacacacacacacacacacacacacacacacacacacacacacacacacacacacacacacacacacagacagatccCAGTGCACAGCCTTTCAATCTGCCTTCCTTTATGtgcaaagctgcctgtgggACTGAGCTTCTCTCCCAGTCTCACACTCAGCAGTAGCACAATGGCTTCTGTTTGGGGGCGCTGGTTGCAGTCACATCAGCAGCCACAGTGACAAGCTGCATAAAGACACAGCCACCACGGTTTGATTTATCTACCTTTAAGGACTCCaccacccacccatccatcatattttttcctcctgcttccactGAGACTTTGACACAGCAAACTGTGGTAAGATTCATGCATTCATGCCGTAGTCTTGCACACAATAAGAGTCGCCCTTCCGACCTTACTGTTCCTTGCGAGTACAACAACGACTAAACAACTGTTTGTATCAAAAACAATGGATGCCTGGATATTAAAAAACTGACTGAGGCGAGGAGCACAACATGGGATCTTCCCCTGAAGccccgctgcagcagcaggaggggtAAGTGAGAACAAAGCAGAGGCTCCAGCCACTGGATGTGCCTGTGACATACATCCATGCTGATGACTTAGCCTTGATTTATACCATTCATCGACTGCTGGCCTTGGACCATTCATCTGGAACCGCAGACCTACTTCTGCGCTTGACTGTACAGCTCAGAGTGTGATTGTGTGTTATTCTTTTGGCCGGCGCTATTAGTTAATGTTAGTGTCAGTGAAATACAAATCACTCTTCACAATGGCCTACTTTtgaccttattattattattattatttgggcCTGATAATCTGAGAAGAGCTTCCCAGGACCAAAGAGGTcagacatttttaataaaaaacttTTTACACAAAAGAGACAAGGCATCAGGTTAAGGCCAGAACATCAATATCAGTTAAACTGTAAAGCTCTCAAATGATTAAATTGTATACTGTAACTCATTTAAAATTTGTCAAAATCAGTAAGATGGTTATGAcagattagtgcttttattaaatgtttatcAGGTTTCATCTGACACCTAACTGCAACAAGAGCCAGACTAGCTGtttccctctgttctgttctgtttctagTTTCTATGCTCTGTTtagctgattggctgctggcTTGAGCTTTGTATCTACTAGTGACACTTCAGAGTGGTATTGATGCTGTTGTTAAAACATAGAAGATGTGGTAACCACAACCActtattaaatacaaatgattGCAATAAAATTCCCCCTTCACTCTTCAGCCACAGTCTCCTAATATTGACAGCCTGATTGTAATCCCTACTTAGTAGCTCAGCAGAGTGGACATGAGGGAGTGTGGGCGTCTTGGTGAACACAGGAGTATGTATGAACATAATCTATGTGTGCATTACAGGACAGGTGTGAATGAATAGATTAGAGTGAGAGCGAGGCACAGAGTAAAGTAGATTATGTCACATGTTTAGAGAGAGCAAGTCTTGTGTTGTATGTGAGTGGGACAGGAGACAATGACATAGACTGGGTCaaagatggtgtgtgtgtgtgtgtgtgtgtgtgtgtgtgtgtgtgtgtgtgtgtgtgtgtgtgtgtgtgtgtgtctcatgtaCACCTTCACCTCTGCTCATACTGCTTGGATGACAGAGATTAAAAATTTAACTCTACCAAAATACTTTGCATCTCTGACATCTCTGCTTACTGGGCCTCACTCTGTTAGTTagtctgccacacacacacgcacacacacgcagacacacacacagacacacactctctgcagTCAGTGCTGCATTGGGCAGGTTATACAACCACAGACAAAGTAAGACTGAGGGGAGATCAaagggtgtgtgggtgtggggggcGGAGGAGCTCAGGCATCAGTGTGAtatctacatacagtattagaATGCTTAATGTGGTAGTTAAAAATCCCAAACAAAATAAAGACTCATTACTGAGTGAAGCAATTCTTTCTACTGCTAAAATCTCATAATCCTATTATGCACTTACAAACCGTGAGAACagaaatatttctaaataaaatattacacaatatTATTACTTAAAATATTACACTAGAGCCAATTATGGTCACATATAGCCTGTTCTTGTTCAGCCAGATAAAAGATCATATATCACCAGCGGCATATATAGATTTCAATGGGGTTTTACAGTGGTTCACTGCTGCACACTTGACTGTGCTGATGTTGTCGCCTCTGCTCCGGTGCCCACTGAGCTGTTAACTGCCGTTTTTCTCCAGGCATCTGAGCAGAAACTAGTCCACGCCCAGCAGGTCCGTGCCTCGGTGCCTCCCCAAATATCCTCACTGTGTAGTTTGAATAAGTTATGATTCTGTACGTCTAAGAGCTCCAACTCCAGACCTCCACTCTTCTGCATTCAGAGCCTCCTTGTGCTTTGCAGAGACTCCAGCAATCTGCCCCTTCAGATCAAACCATGACAGTATTTTGCTCCATCCAATCTTTCCTAATCTGAGACTGCTATGCAACATCATCTTGCCTCTTTCCTCCCTtttatcatccatccattcatgtgAACATATTCTAAACATAGCCTGAGCTGCATCATTCCAGACCTATTCTGCCATTTTGTCTCCACTGACTCGCTGTCTCTCTCGGAGTGTCTCTCTTGCTCTAAATCCCTTGGGGTGTGAGGCTGCAGTGCTGTCAGTGGTCCTACAGAACCTCTCTAAGTtcagtgtaaacacagtgaGGATTGACAGGCAGCTGGCTCACTGCTGCCACCTCATGTGAGCAGAAGACACTTAGAATTTATGCAGTTGCTGAGATGTAAAAGAAGAAGTGttttgccccctgctggtcgcAAGTCTTGAAGTATGGTGGACAAAAACTGAGCCAGGACGTGTTTCCATGGGCCAAGTCCTGTAATTCAGCTACATGCACAAACAGATTTTGGGATAAATCGAACAGAATGATGCTACATGACTATCGGTGGCTTGATCCAGATCAGCAAAAACGAAGCTTAATCTTCCCCTAAAGAAAATAACATTACTAGCGTCATTATATGACAGAGGActacatttatttgtgtgtgactgtggagaagctgctgttgtttgactGTGGCAGTGTCTTTGTGCGACTATTTATATCACAGTACAGAGCACTTCAGACCACAAAGCCCACACAGGAAGGAATTAAAGCCTGGCATCGCTGATGACATAATCAAGCGGCTGAATAAAACTGCAGTCCCTGTGGAAGAGGGGCTTTTCAGCGGGATGGGATTACACAACAAGATCACACTGTcggccaacacacacagacgggtgCCTGTTGGATCCTGACAAACTAACACACATTTTTTCCCACACTGTAACTCCTTGAATCAATTTAAAGACTTGGTTGTAATTAGAATTGTGTAGCCTGACTTAGCCAGACATAAACATGGCAATGTAACATGCATCTGAGATGGAGAAACACAATTCTTACACATAATTTAATACAGGTGGAGTCCTTGAACTTTTActacatttgtgtttgtctaaCACTATTATTCATGCTTTcagactaaaactaaaaaacaagACTTAACCTTCAGTCCTACAGTGAACATGCGGTTTCAGTCTGTAAACACTATACTCCAGTCATGACCAGGGTACCTTGTATCCTCTCCAGAATGCCTGAATGAGCACCGCCGCCTCATCCTTactcagcagcagaaacagaggcaTGGGACTGAGGGTGTGTAACAGACAtaagaggaaaacaaagtaTCTGTgaatgtgcatgtatgtgttgtCTGAGCTAATGTTTTGTACTTTAGACACAGGAAACGATGCAAAACGCAAATGTAGAGAATAATTATTGTTGCGATACTGAAGTTTTTACAGGTAACAGCTGTTGTGTGACTGTGAGACAGGATGCACTTACTGCACGATGAGCCAGTCCTTGACAAAAGGGATGTCATGGAAATTGAGCCGAACCTGTCCTTGCCTGCGAGGGTTATGACTGAGAAATAAGAACGAGTGAGAGagggaataaaataaatgtaggcataaacaaacaaaataatatgCAGACATAGAAAAGTACTTGAAAGAATGAGATAATGGGCTCGGGGTCTTACTTATACAACCACTCTGTTAGGAAGTCACAGGGGTTAAATGATGACTTTTTCCTCTGCAACATAAATAACAAGCAGAAAGaactatttattatattattacatgtatTTGAGCTGCTTGGGTTTGTTTTCTACTCTGTCATTCACCAGACCTGGAAACAGTCATGCTTCTCAGCCTCTTTAAGCAGAGCTTCCAAACCGGGCAGCAACACAGGAAACACCAACTTCTCTATAAACATCGTGACAGGATCTGAAACACGCAAACTCATTTTACAACGAGAACTGTAGAAGTTTGTAAAGCTAAAAACAAGAaaattttagatttttattcggagacaaaaaaaacccacatcCTTACGTTCATGGCGTAGCATGGGCGTAGTTTCAGAATCTGTCCCCGCAGCACTGGGAGGACTGGGCAGCTCCGCGTTGTACTCTTCATAAACAAGCACATCGATTAGGATGCAGCCCACAAGTGTTTAACCAGAACCACGTGGGGTTGTTATCATCTTACCTTCACACACTTGCTCCCAGAGTGAGTTTTTAGAACCGGTTACCTTTGACATGGTTCTGCCCGGTTCCTCCCGCGGTTGCTAAGGACTCGCTGGTTGCTAGGGACCGCTGTAGCTAAACGAGACACAGTTAGCACGACTTAGCACAGTGAAAACACGAGGCACACGGGCGAAACGCTGAGCGACCACCCTGATATCATCAGTGTAGTGTTCGGTTATATGGGAAACGGCAGCGTCGCTAGCTGCAAAGAAGCTGCAAACACATACCTGGAGCGAAAGTTTGCCAGACGCTGGTTGTGTCGTAAAGCAGGTCAGTGTCGCTCCTTAGACCCGTGGTCGCACGACAAAACGGTCGTTTaacaaaaattacattttacaaaagTTATTCGCTTATGATCgtattaaaaatacataatcGTTTCAAGTACAGCAGCTACAGATGTTGTTGCCACTATAATGATATGTTACCACGAGAGGGCAGCAGATTACGTGTCATCACGACAGTTCCAACACTTGCAGGCAAACTACCTCGGTCAAAATACCAATTCTGAGTAAGTTCTTCAAAATTAAAGTCTTTATTGGAATATATTCCAAAGCAGTTAAGTCATCTCATGACTGAACAAA
It encodes:
- the iqck gene encoding IQ domain-containing protein K isoform X2 — its product is MSKVTGSKNSLWEQVCEEYNAELPSPPSAAGTDSETTPMLRHEHPVTMFIEKLVFPVLLPGLEALLKEAEKHDCFQRKKSSFNPCDFLTEWLYNHNPRRQGQVRLNFHDIPFVKDWLIVHPMPLFLLLSKDEAAVLIQAFWRGYKVRTRPDVQELRQWQKELREQQDIFKTVEQFWAQQESRVGSAMTDVPERLQPGNTDVSIQVVPPTPQTHTSTTHMTPEADITPQRKL
- the iqck gene encoding IQ domain-containing protein K isoform X1, producing the protein MSKVTGSKNSLWEQVCEEYNAELPSPPSAAGTDSETTPMLRHEHPVTMFIEKLVFPVLLPGLEALLKEAEKHDCFQRKKSSFNPCDFLTEWLYNHNPRRQGQVRLNFHDIPFVKDWLIVHPMPLFLLLSKDEAAVLIQAFWRGYKVRTRPDVQELRQWQKELREQQDIFKTVEQFWAQQESRVGSAMTDVPERLQPGNTDVSIQVVPPTPQTHTSTTHMTPEAVIDITPQRKL